Part of the Deinococcus roseus genome, CGCCCTTGATCAGTTCCAGGTTGTTTTTCTTCACCAGATCGAGGGCAAGGTACCCCTGGATGCACACCGCAAGCTGGGTCAGGAGGTCCCGCACCTTCTGGCGCACGTAAAACAGCATTTCTTCCTGCACGATGCGGGCTTTTTCAGGGTCCTGCAGTTGCAGGGTGCCCAGACGGGACTCTAAAGCAGCATCAATCTGCTTCCCGACATGCACGTAACCCTGCAGGGCCTGCATGGCGTTCCAGAGGGCCACTTTTTCCTGCTCGATGGTGGCATTGTCTTTTTTCAGTTCGTCCTGGGAGCGGTAGAGGGTGTCCAGAATGCCGGACAGGTGGTTCTGGCTGGACTCGAAGCGCATGAAGTAAGAGCGCAGTTTGTTGCCAAACGGAATCAGGCCCAGCAGTTTGCGGGTTTCAAAGAGGTCTCCCTGCTTGCTGGGGTCCAGGTCTTCAATGGTGTTGCGCAGATCCACCAGGGCCTTTGAAACCGGGGAACGCTCGTCTTTGAGGATCTGGTCTCCAGTGTTGGCCGGGCGTTCCAGAAAACGGCTGGACACGCGGGCGGCCTGCACCATCTCTGCAGTGCCCATGCTGTGAATGGCGTCCAGGCGCTCTTTGAATTCAGGGCTCTGGGCATCGAGCTTCAAAACATCATCAATGAAATTCAGGGCTTTCTGGTCCAGCACCTGCACGGTCTCGGGTTTCAGTTTGACCATGCTGTCGGCCTGGGTGGGTTCAATTTTCTGCACAGGTTCCGGGGCGGTCAGGGTTTCGGGGGGGGTCAATTCCATGTTCATTCCTCCTGATTTGAGGGGTTATCTGCTTTGCTCGATGCCCTGGATCATGTTTTCCAGCACGTCGTATGTGGGTGGGTCCACGATGTCTGCCACAGCCTCTGGGCGGGCCAGTCCAGAAGACCGGGTGACCTCCTCGAAGACCTGCTGGTTCTGGCTGCGCAGGCCGTATTTTGCCGCGATGCGCTGGATGTCCGGGTCGTTGCTGAGCAGTTCCCCAAACTTTGTCCCACTGTCTGTGAAGGGCACCAGGATGTGCTTGGTGAACATGCCCGGATTGGGGTACATCAGACGCATGCCGGGACGCAGGGCGTTTTTCAGGGCTTTGTCCAGGTACTGGGATTCGTAGACCATCACCATGGGGGTCTTGCCCATACCGATCAGGAAGTAATCTTCAAACGGTCCCTGGGAGGTGCTTTCCTGATACCCCTGCTGCAAAAAGAGGGGTTTGACATCATCGAGCACCTGGGCGGCCTGCTGGGCGCTTTGCACCACGTTGTCTCCGTTGAAGATGTAACTGGCCAGTGCCAGATACATGGCCCCCGAGTTGCTCTTGGTGACATCGGTGCTGGAGATCAGGATGGGTTTGTTGACCGGGTAGGCACCGCTGTCTTTCAGGCTGTTCCAGCGCTTTTTGTCCTTGATGGCCTGCAGCAGTTTTTCCAGGTCCAGCAGGTCGTATTTGCCCTTGTTCTGGGCCAGACCGTTTTTCTCCAGAATGCTGGCGATGGGCTGCCAGGAGGCCACCACCATGGGGGTGAAGAACACCGAGAAGGTGGTTCTGGCCTTTTTGTCCTTGCGCAGTTTCTCTGCAGCAGGGGCGCCAGAGGGGAAAGCGAAGTCCATGCCATTCAGGTCAAATGTGGTGGCGATCTGCCTGGACCCGGCTTTCTGCACCTCCACCTGAAAGCCTTTTTTCTTTAAGAGGGCGGTCAATTCAGGGTCTTTGAAGAAATCTTCTTTTTCAGAGCCAATCACCCCTTTCACCAGCACCGCAGAAGCAAAACGGTCCTTGAGGGATTGATACAGGGCAAAGCCCACACCAGCGATGAGTAAAAGGGTCAGTAGGGGTGCAACTGTTTTTTTCATTTTCACTTCCAGAGTAGCGGAATTTCCTGTCTTGTACGTCTATTGCATGTCTTCTGTCTCCAATATGTCTGAGAATTGTCATGGATTTATCTGCCCATCCTGGATTTGGTCAGGTATGGGTCAGGGACGGGTCTGGATCCGTTCAGATCTGCTCTGGATTGTCATGAAAAGATCAGGAGCCTGCTGGGGTCTGGCTCCTGTTTCTTCTGGGTACGTTTGAAAGGTCCAGAGGGTTGCTTGATGTTATTGCAGGTCAGTCAAAGGCCTTCCCTTGAGAGACTGCACTGTTTTCAGCAGGTTGAAGATGCCCCAGAAAGGAGGCCCTGGTTCCAGAACCAGCACTCTGGATTCACCCTGCAGAGAACGCAAAACAAACCTGTCCCACAACTCTTTTCTGGGAGAACCAAACAGGCGAATGTCGATCTCACAGAAGACTTCGTCCAGAAAGAACATTTCCCTGGTGTCCTGAACATCCACAAAAATCCTCAGGTTGGTGATCAGGGTTCTGCGGTCTTCATGCTGAAAGATCACGATGGCTTCTTCATCAGGGTGCAGTTCTGGAAAAACATCCAGGACTGCACTGTCTTTTCCTGTGACTTTTCCTGTGAGCAAATGGGTGTTTTCACCTGTCTGGCCCCATTTGAGAAACTTCCTTCTGAGGATTTCAGCATCAAAGATGTGATGTTCTGACATCTTCACACCCTGTAAGGCCCGGAATAACTGCGCAGCATCAGGTGTCCGATCAGGTAAAACCCTGCACTGGTCAAAAGAAACACGGTCAAGGCCAGACCATGGGAGTAATTCAGGGCGGCAAACAGGGCGGGCACAGCAGGGGCACTCCCCAGGCGGATCGCCACGGTGAGGGCACTTTTGAAGGAAATCTCCTCCTGAAAAGGCCGCCCGGCCAGGGCAAGGACCCCGCAAGACAGCACAATGCTGAGGGCAAACCAGGTCCAGACATACAGGCTGCCCCAGCGTTCACCCAGGAAAATCAGACCCAGGAGGGCCACAGGCACCACCAGCACCAGAAAGGCCAGCAAATAGACCTTTCTGAGGATGGGCAAAGCCTGCTCGGGCTCGGGTCTGCGGCCTGCAGCTTTCAGTTGATCTGCCAGACGCATTTACACCAGACTCAGGACAGGCAGGGCTTCGGGCTGCGCGGAAGCTTCCTCGATGGTCACGGGGGTGCCAAATTCAATTTCCTTGCGCAGCACGGCCAGACAGGTGTCTCCCAGGCTGATTCCGGTGGTGCCCACCACTTTGCCGTCCAGGGTGATCTCGGCAAAACTGGGGATGTCCTCGCCACGCAGGCGCACCAGGTGGTTGCGGGTGTTGCCTCTGGCTTCCACACGGGCCATGATCTCCTGCCCGATGTAGCAGCCTTTCTGGTAACTCACCGCAAATTCCATGCCACATTCCTGCGGAAGGTGCCCATTGAAACCATCAATGTAGGCATCGGGAACCCCGGCCAGGATGCGTTCCATCTGCAGCTCCTCCCAGGCCGCTTCTTCCAGTTTCATGAACTCGTAGAAGTCCAGCACTTTGCTGCGCAGCAGGTGGATGTCCAGACCCACATTGGCACTCCGGCGGATGCGGGAGACCAGCACCGTGAAGTCCTCTTCCCACTGGATGTGCTGGGTGTCGGGTCCCTCGCGGTTCCAGCCTGGGAGTTCGCTTTCGGGATCGTCGCCCCACAGGTGGAAGGTGGCCAGCGTTTCGGTGGTGTCCTCGATTTCCACCTGATCGAAAATGATGTACTTCTTGAACCGGGCCGCCAGCATGGCCGCTTCATCTTCTGGGAGGTGCACATACAGGTCGCTTTCCCGGCGGTACACCTGCGCCACCTGCTCGATCTGGCCTTTGACGTTCAGGAACAGGGAAGGGACCCTGCCAGGGGTAAGGGCGCTTTTCAGGTTTCCGGTCATCTGTCCGGTCAGAAAATCCAGGCGGTCCTGTCCGGTGACACGCAGACTGGAACTGGGAATGCGGGTATAACGTACCATAAGTTCAAGAATACGACCTCTGGGCTTTTTCAAGCGTTCACAACTCTACAAAGGGAGGCCCGATTTTGACAGGGCAGCCCTGGAAGGATGGACAACATGGAAAAACTCCGCAAACCGAGCATGCTGCGGGTGCAAATTCTGGGCGGCGCATGGGTGCTGATGCTGGCTGTGCTGCTGGTCAGCCTGCTGTACACCGGAATGGACGCCTGGTACATCCTGCAGGCCAGCCATTTTGCACGTCTGGCTTACATGAACACCCTGGTGCTCTCTGCCCTGATGGCGGCTTACATCGTGATCCAGCATGACAACTGGCTGCGGTTTCCCTTCGCAGTGGCGACGCTGTTTCTGGGGGCTTTTGCTTTGTTGCCTTATCTGGTGATCCGGGATGTGCTGATCCTGAAAAACCAGATCCCCACCCGCTGATCCGGGTTACTGGGGTTCTGCAGGGCCTGCCGCTTCGGACCCCAGTTCATTCTTGACAGCCATTCCGGCACTTTTGCTCTTGGCCAGGTACATCGCCTGATCTGCCACATGGTACAGGGCATCTTCGGTGCGGGCATCCTGCGGAAAGAGGGCCACCCCGGAATTCAGTTGCACCGAAAAATCCGGGAAGCGGTGCCTGAGGGCGTCTTGCACCTTTGCCACCACCCGTTCCACCACTGCAACATCCGCCAGGGTCAGCAGAGCGAATTCATCTCCGCCCAGACGGTAAACTTTGCCCATGCCACGGGTGTGTTGCCTGAGGGCCTCCCCCACTGCGGCCAGCACCTCATCTCCGGTCTGGTGGCCGTAATTGTCGTTGATCTGTTTGAACTTCTGGATGTCCATGACCACCAGCGCAAAAGGGCTCTGGGAGAGGATTCTTTCATCGATGGACAGCATGAACGCCCGACGGTTGCCCAGATCGGTGAGAACATCGGTGTGGGCCAGTTCGTTCAGGTCATGCCAGAGTTCTGCATTGGAAATGGCAAAACCCAGGTGCTTGGCCAGCAACTCTGCAAAATGCAAATCTTCTTCGTCAAAGAAATCTGCTTCATAGGATTGCCAGGACAGGGCTCCCACCGTGCCTTTCTGGGTTTTGAAAGGCACCCCCAGCCAGGAACGGGTGGTCAGTGTGGACACTTCAGTGAAAGTTGAGCGCACCACAAA contains:
- the ygfZ gene encoding CAF17-like 4Fe-4S cluster assembly/insertion protein YgfZ, whose amino-acid sequence is MVRYTRIPSSSLRVTGQDRLDFLTGQMTGNLKSALTPGRVPSLFLNVKGQIEQVAQVYRRESDLYVHLPEDEAAMLAARFKKYIIFDQVEIEDTTETLATFHLWGDDPESELPGWNREGPDTQHIQWEEDFTVLVSRIRRSANVGLDIHLLRSKVLDFYEFMKLEEAAWEELQMERILAGVPDAYIDGFNGHLPQECGMEFAVSYQKGCYIGQEIMARVEARGNTRNHLVRLRGEDIPSFAEITLDGKVVGTTGISLGDTCLAVLRKEIEFGTPVTIEEASAQPEALPVLSLV
- a CDS encoding sensor domain-containing diguanylate cyclase, encoding MTDQRIARYQAIFEILELISHDKTTSEIIKSTYQLAHRVAQVPIMLIALVNQKYPNLLGIEVLEEGIHTQLTSPRRDDGLIECVLRGETILTGDFQSYLRTRNFVVRSTFTEVSTLTTRSWLGVPFKTQKGTVGALSWQSYEADFFDEEDLHFAELLAKHLGFAISNAELWHDLNELAHTDVLTDLGNRRAFMLSIDERILSQSPFALVVMDIQKFKQINDNYGHQTGDEVLAAVGEALRQHTRGMGKVYRLGGDEFALLTLADVAVVERVVAKVQDALRHRFPDFSVQLNSGVALFPQDARTEDALYHVADQAMYLAKSKSAGMAVKNELGSEAAGPAEPQ
- a CDS encoding toxic anion resistance protein, whose protein sequence is MELTPPETLTAPEPVQKIEPTQADSMVKLKPETVQVLDQKALNFIDDVLKLDAQSPEFKERLDAIHSMGTAEMVQAARVSSRFLERPANTGDQILKDERSPVSKALVDLRNTIEDLDPSKQGDLFETRKLLGLIPFGNKLRSYFMRFESSQNHLSGILDTLYRSQDELKKDNATIEQEKVALWNAMQALQGYVHVGKQIDAALESRLGTLQLQDPEKARIVQEEMLFYVRQKVRDLLTQLAVCIQGYLALDLVKKNNLELIKGVDRASTTTVMALRTAVIVAQALANQKLVLDQINALNTTTSNLIESTSRLLQRQTEQVTQQSMNASVNIDQLRNAFQNIYSTMDQVSSYKLKALDSMQKTVNVLTEEVQKAQTYMDRSRQSAMAQGAALQDSGFKL